In one window of Aquimarina spinulae DNA:
- the ychF gene encoding redox-regulated ATPase YchF, with amino-acid sequence MKAGIVGLPNVGKSTLFNCLSNAKAQSANFPFCTIEPNIGVVNVPDHRLEKLEELVVPERVIPATVEIVDIAGLVKGASKGEGLGNQFLGNIRETDAIIHVLRCFDNDNIVHVDGSVDPIRDKETIDIELQLKDLESVEKKLDKVKRAAKTGNKEAQKEEAILLKLREGLEAGISVRAIDISEDDHTAYVRPLQFITDKPVLYVCNVDEGAAVDGNDYVKKVKETVASERAEVIVLAVGTEADITELDDYEERQLFLQDMGLEEAGASVLIRAAYKLLNQQTYFTAGEKEVRAWTVNIGATAPQAAGVIHTDFEKGFIRAEVIKYDDFVKYGSESKVREAGKLGVEGKTYVVNDGDVMHFLFNV; translated from the coding sequence ATGAAAGCAGGAATCGTAGGGTTACCAAATGTTGGAAAATCAACATTGTTTAATTGTTTATCTAATGCAAAAGCACAGAGTGCTAATTTTCCTTTTTGTACCATAGAACCCAATATTGGGGTGGTGAATGTACCAGACCATAGGCTGGAGAAGCTAGAGGAGTTAGTAGTACCCGAACGGGTAATCCCCGCAACGGTCGAAATTGTGGATATTGCAGGTTTAGTAAAAGGAGCGAGTAAAGGAGAAGGATTAGGGAATCAGTTTTTAGGAAATATTAGAGAAACAGATGCTATAATACATGTATTACGTTGTTTTGATAATGATAATATTGTTCATGTAGATGGCTCGGTAGACCCAATTAGAGATAAAGAAACTATCGATATAGAATTGCAGCTTAAAGATCTGGAAAGCGTAGAAAAAAAACTGGATAAAGTAAAAAGGGCAGCCAAAACCGGTAATAAAGAAGCACAAAAGGAAGAAGCAATTTTATTAAAACTTAGAGAAGGGCTAGAAGCAGGAATATCGGTTAGAGCAATCGACATCTCTGAAGATGATCATACCGCATATGTTAGACCATTACAGTTTATAACAGATAAACCAGTACTTTATGTTTGCAATGTTGACGAAGGGGCTGCAGTTGATGGAAATGATTATGTGAAAAAAGTAAAAGAAACTGTAGCATCAGAAAGAGCAGAAGTAATAGTGTTAGCCGTAGGTACCGAAGCTGATATTACCGAGCTAGATGATTATGAAGAGCGCCAATTATTTTTGCAGGATATGGGGTTAGAAGAAGCAGGGGCATCAGTATTAATTCGCGCAGCATATAAATTATTAAACCAGCAAACTTATTTTACTGCTGGCGAGAAAGAAGTAAGAGCATGGACGGTTAATATAGGGGCTACGGCACCACAAGCAGCAGGAGTGATTCATACCGATTTTGAGAAAGGTTTTATACGAGCAGAAGTTATCAAGTATGATGATTTTGTAAAGTATGGTAGCGAATCTAAGGTGAGAGAAGCCGGAAAGCTTGGAGTAGAAGGAAAGACATATGTCGTAAATGACGGAGATGTAATGCATTTCTTATTTAATGTATAA